The Spirochaetota bacterium genome has a window encoding:
- a CDS encoding SCP2 sterol-binding domain-containing protein encodes MAEYWGVKVGDIFNTMPERFREEGARDVDASFGYDIAGEGKWKITVKGGTLKVEKIDDLSGCASIMLCDGETFVGVNTGKVDSVNAFTSGKVKVEGDFGAFGKTAKMFKKFVIGRKEMSTKDYILDMFGSLVSRFQPQNAKDLNATITYQIGGEGGGVWTATIKDGTCELKEGHVEKPTVRLEVNEASDWVDVMLGKTDPFSLLSAGRAAIAGETALALKLGEIFAKYQPPSSTDGEPEQELIVLKKTIAVNQRFATGPVMGRFLNALKEKKIFGTKCPTCGRIQLPAREVCADCRVRADEWVEVGPKGQVRYMEYVYYASPDPLTGETRETPYGMLNILLDGCGGNDTFAHLVRRDQLDLIKGGHYEISGTRVRPVWSDKRVGSIFDIKYFEIDE; translated from the coding sequence ATGGCAGAATACTGGGGAGTCAAAGTAGGGGATATTTTCAACACAATGCCCGAACGCTTCCGCGAAGAGGGAGCGAGGGATGTCGACGCCTCGTTCGGGTACGACATCGCCGGTGAGGGTAAATGGAAGATAACAGTCAAGGGCGGAACGCTCAAGGTGGAGAAAATCGACGATCTTTCCGGCTGCGCCTCGATTATGCTCTGCGACGGAGAGACTTTCGTCGGCGTGAACACCGGCAAGGTGGACAGTGTCAATGCGTTTACCTCGGGCAAGGTGAAGGTCGAGGGGGATTTTGGCGCCTTCGGCAAAACCGCGAAGATGTTCAAGAAATTCGTAATCGGCAGGAAGGAGATGTCGACGAAGGACTACATCCTCGACATGTTCGGGTCGCTGGTGAGCCGCTTCCAGCCGCAGAACGCCAAGGATCTCAACGCCACGATCACCTACCAGATAGGCGGGGAAGGCGGAGGCGTGTGGACCGCGACAATAAAGGACGGTACGTGCGAGTTGAAAGAGGGGCATGTCGAGAAGCCCACGGTGCGGCTTGAGGTGAACGAGGCCAGTGACTGGGTTGATGTGATGCTGGGCAAGACCGACCCGTTCTCGCTTCTTTCGGCCGGCAGGGCGGCCATTGCGGGCGAGACCGCGCTTGCGCTGAAGCTGGGGGAGATCTTCGCGAAATACCAGCCGCCCTCCTCGACGGATGGGGAGCCGGAACAGGAGCTGATAGTGTTAAAAAAAACAATCGCGGTGAATCAGCGATTCGCGACAGGACCGGTGATGGGACGGTTTCTGAATGCCCTGAAAGAGAAAAAGATTTTCGGCACAAAATGTCCCACATGCGGCCGGATACAGCTTCCCGCGCGCGAGGTATGCGCGGATTGCCGGGTACGCGCGGACGAATGGGTTGAAGTGGGGCCGAAGGGACAGGTGCGATACATGGAATACGTGTATTACGCCAGCCCGGACCCTCTCACCGGGGAGACGCGGGAGACTCCATACGGCATGTTGAACATCCTGTTGGACGGGTGCGGGGGGAACGACACCTTCGCCCATCTGGTACGGCGCGACCAGCTCGACCTGATAAAGGGGGGCCACTACGAGATATCGGGGACCCGCGTCCGTCCAGTCTGGAGCGACAAGCGCGTGGGCAGCATCTTTGATATCAAGTATTTTGAGATAGATGAGTGA
- a CDS encoding thiolase family protein, producing MAHRKKNKNVGIIGIGQTKYSSHREDVNQPEMIHEAVKAALEDAGITMNDIDCVVHGNMELFEMVHQPDLWHVIGTGAYGKNCIRITTGGTVGATIACAADNFVASGMYDIVMAIGFQKLQEGHTTGGITNMADPLWFRNLQTGALTGSKAYDVIREFGEERGKRASLMYRIIMDKHACLNSLAHRAFGLEFEQIDELIRTSPKLVGDLKLIDMCSQSDGACAVIFAEEKKAKKISKKPVWIRDHITIHREETFNIFGYDEKFPVQTTMRVAAENLYKRNGIGKPLEYFDVFEMYDPASWWALDWLRDFFLLKGDEHLRLVENKDIMIGGKMPINPSGGVIASNPISATALIRVAEAALQIRGDAGKHQIPSPVRHALASGFGGTMWTVLMMLEKELNW from the coding sequence ATGATACACGAGGCGGTGAAAGCGGCGCTTGAGGACGCGGGCATCACAATGAACGACATCGATTGCGTGGTGCACGGAAACATGGAGCTTTTCGAGATGGTGCACCAGCCCGATCTCTGGCACGTGATAGGCACCGGAGCATACGGCAAAAATTGCATCAGAATCACCACGGGCGGCACCGTAGGCGCCACTATCGCCTGTGCGGCGGACAATTTTGTGGCTTCGGGGATGTACGACATAGTGATGGCCATCGGCTTTCAGAAGCTGCAGGAAGGTCATACCACGGGCGGTATCACGAACATGGCCGATCCGCTGTGGTTTCGCAATCTCCAGACCGGCGCACTGACCGGTTCGAAGGCGTACGACGTTATCCGCGAATTCGGCGAGGAGCGGGGGAAGCGGGCCTCGCTCATGTACCGCATCATAATGGACAAGCACGCCTGCCTTAATTCGCTGGCTCATCGCGCGTTCGGCCTGGAATTCGAACAGATCGATGAGCTTATCCGAACTTCGCCGAAGCTCGTCGGCGACCTCAAGCTCATAGATATGTGCTCGCAATCGGACGGCGCGTGCGCTGTTATCTTCGCGGAGGAGAAAAAGGCGAAAAAAATCTCGAAAAAACCGGTGTGGATACGAGATCATATCACCATCCACAGGGAAGAAACCTTCAATATCTTCGGGTACGACGAGAAGTTTCCCGTTCAGACGACAATGCGCGTCGCCGCGGAAAACCTTTACAAGCGAAACGGTATCGGCAAACCACTCGAATATTTCGACGTGTTCGAGATGTACGATCCGGCCTCGTGGTGGGCCCTCGACTGGCTTCGCGATTTTTTCCTGCTGAAAGGCGACGAGCACCTGAGGCTCGTGGAGAACAAGGACATAATGATAGGCGGAAAGATGCCCATCAATCCCTCGGGCGGCGTGATCGCGTCCAATCCCATCAGCGCAACCGCCCTGATACGCGTCGCTGAGGCGGCGCTGCAGATACGCGGCGATGCGGGAAAACACCAGATACCCTCTCCAGTCAGGCACGCGCTGGCGTCGGGATTTGGCGGTACCATGTGGACGGTGCTCATGATGCTCGAAAAGGAACTCAACTGGTAA